A stretch of the Vigna radiata var. radiata cultivar VC1973A chromosome 7, Vradiata_ver6, whole genome shotgun sequence genome encodes the following:
- the LOC106766331 gene encoding uncharacterized protein LOC106766331: MNPPAPGDLEELKQEETTRPQRKVTRQGKRVRRVKSKRVEMKEVIGFLSLELEKCIDSLVAKLTTVRLLIALAASNNWFLHQLDVDNAFLHGDLSEEVYMQPPPGLNIHNEGQVCKLTKSLYGLKQANRQWFEKLSSYLTFVNYNQSKSDHSLFIKRTATGFTALLVYVDDNVLAGNSMEEINCIKELLHKKFRIKNLGELKYFLGLEVARSKKGIHLCQRKYALDILEETGTQGCKPSSTPFLRDTSPLYKMDNYLDDPDLCFSINLLSQFMQSPTNHHYRAIQHFFRYIKSTPSEGLFFAADSPMHLKSFSDSNWATCLSTRRSTIGFCIFLGSSLISWKSKKQRTVSRSSTEA, from the exons ATGAACCCTCCGGCGCCAGGGGACTTGGAGGAGTTGAAGCAGGAGGAGACGACGAGGCCGCAGCGGAAGGTGACGCGGCAGGGGAAGCGAGTGAGGCGAGTGAAATCGAAGCGAGTGGAGATGAAGGAAG tgattggatttttgtctttagaactagAAAAGTGCATAGACTCCCTTGTGGCCAAGCTTACCACTGTTAGACTTCTCATTGCCCTTGCAGCCTCAAACAATTGGTTTCTACATCAACTTGATGTAGACAATGCTTTTCTACACGGGGATCTTAGTGAAGAGGTTTATATGCAACCACCCCCAGGTCTGAATATCCACAATGAAGGACAGGTTTGCAAGCTAACTAAGTCTCTATATGGTCTGAAACAAGCCAATAGGCAATGGTTTGAAAAACTATCCTCTTATCTAACTTTTGTCAATTATAACCAATCTAAATCCGACCACTCATTGTTCATTAAAAGAACAGCTACAGGCTTTACTGCTTTACTTgtatatgtggatgataatGTGTTGGCAGGAAACTCTATGGAGGAAATTAACTGCATAAAGGAACTTTTACACAAAAAGTTTCGAATAAAGAACCTTGGAGAGCTCAAATACTTCCTAGGATTGGAAGTGGCCAGATCTAAAAAAGGAATTCACCTATGTCAAAGGAAGTATGCATTGGACATACTTGAGGAAACAGGAACGCAGGGGTGCAAGCCTTCTTCTACCCCTTTCCTAAGAGACACAAGCCCACTATACAAAATGGACAACTACCTGGATGATCCTGacttatgtttttcaattaatttacttAGCCAATTCATGCAATCACCTACTAACCATCATTATCGGGctattcaacatttttttaggTATATTAAATCCACACCATCTGAAGGATTATTTTTTGCTGCTGATTCACCTATGCATTTAAAATCCTTTAGCGACTCTAATTGGGCAACATGTCTCAGCACAAGAAGATCTACTATAGGGTTTTGCATTTTCCTTGGGTCATCTCTTATTTCCTGGAAATCTAAAAAGCAGAGAACTGTGTCCAGATCCTCTACTGAAGCTTAA
- the LOC106766332 gene encoding probable magnesium transporter NIPA6, with protein sequence MSSSAFIGSSFILKKKGLKRVAARGTRAGVGGYNYLLEPLWWAGMVTMIIGEIANFVAYIYAPAVLVTPLGALSIIVRLQKNKDSKAKAGQLRQQGGYHRRVVALDQTEQSKQLHDATSSLA encoded by the exons ATGAGTTCCAGTGCATTCATCGGTTCAAGCTTCATCTTGAAGAAGAAAGGTCTTAAGCGTGTTGCTGCACGCGGTACTCGTGCAG GAGTAGGTGGTTATAATTATCTGCTAGAGCCGCTTTGGTGGGCTGGCATGGTAACGA TGATTATTGGGGAAATTGCAAATTTTGTGGCTTATATCTATGCTCCGGCAGTTCTGGTGACTCCCCTTGGTGCACTTAGTATTATAGTTAG GTTGCAGAAAAACAAGGATTCCAAGGCAAAAGCTG gTCAGCTGCGGCAGCAGGGTGGATATCATCGAAGGGTCGTGGCTTTAGATCAAACGGAACAATCCAAGCAGTTGCATGATGCAACTAGTTCTCTGGCATGA
- the LOC106766333 gene encoding uncharacterized protein LOC106766333: MWQLRSPSLLHAASVLLASYHVVTTIVNDVVSINDAVTYFLIAIMVLLLIAPFAIPIKMTLFPSNSKCNVSLVGSLDNLASESDISTQTSPLLTPSSSAAILESFHERGDVSNVEMLIAEGQGVVMQKRRPKRGDDFKFREAFIKADFWLCWFAYFLGAGSGVTVLNNLAQIGVALGVEDTTILLSVFSFCIFIGRLGAGVIYAAAKNTLFETSLNGYGRPFTDIDIRFRSKRMCDICLCLRLLPPHSDNLKHKKKKPGTQSNT; the protein is encoded by the exons ATGTGGCAACTTCGGTCACCTTCTCTTCTTCACG cTGCAAGTGTTTTACTTGCCTCCTATCATGTTGTCACCACAATTGTAAATGACGTGGTCTCTATAAATGATGCTGTAACCTACTTTTTGATTGCCATAATGGTTTTACTTCTGATAGCGCCCTTTGCAATTCCTATAAAAATGACACTATTTCCTTCTAATTCCAAGTGCAACGTTTCATTGGTTGGTTCTTTAGATAATTTGGCATCGGAGAGTGACATTTCGACGCAGACAAGTCCATTGCTAACACCATCTTCTTCAGCTGCTATTCTTGAAAGTTTTCATGAAAGGGGTGATGTCTCGAATGTTGAGATGCTCATTGCAGAAGGACAAGGAGTAGTGATGCAGAAAAGGAGACCTAAGAGGGGAGATGATTTCAAGTTCCGTGAAGCTTTCATCAAAGCAGACTTCTGGCTTTGTTGGTTTGCTTATTTCCTTGGGGCTGGCTCAGGAGTAACGGTTCTCAATAATTTGGCTCAAATTGGAGTTGCCTTAGGTGTAGAAGATACAACCATATTATTGTCAGTCTTCAGCTTCTGCATATTTATTGGCCGCCTTGGCGCTGGTGTTATATATGCGGCGGCTAAGAACACCCTTTTTGAAACTTCTTTAAATGGATATGGTCGTCCGTTCACGgatatcgacatccgtttcaggTCCAAACGGATGTGTGACATCTGTTTATGCCTGCGTCTTCTTCCTCCGCACTCAGACAAcctcaaacacaaaaaaaagaaaccagGCACACAAAGCAACACATAA